The genomic segment GGAATAGATGAGTGCGTGCTTACTGGCATAGGCAAGGATTCGTGCTTCGTTACTGACGCTACCACGATCgatagggggagggacgggggaggggggagggacgggggaggggggagggggtaaaaCGCGTTTACTTTTGTATGTGCACGTCTGTGTAGAGGAGCGTGGACCTTCATTCACCTGCACTTCCCCACGACACCGCCCCaccagccccccctccctccgtgtCTCTTGcggcatgtgcgtgcgtctgtggtGGTGCCAATTCCATCTCCCGAAGTACTCCGCACATCCGGTGTCCCTCTTACTTTGTTGCTTCCTTACGATTCTTAACCCCTCACACTTGTAGGctgttgtgcgtgcgtgtggctgcACGCTTCATCACGCCTCCACCAACTCTCGCACCGCGCCGCCAAAGGCCGCCGTTGCACACGCACTCCTTTTCGCATTGTGAGGCGGTCAGTgcacagaggggggagggaggaagagaggcagagacacaTGCTGTCGCACCCTTATTCTCCTCGTCATGCGTTTTGGCCTAGCCACACCTCACCGGCATACGAATAAACTACGCTGGTGCGCGTTCATCTTTGTGTCGATCTCTGTTGTGTTCTTTCCCCTTCAtagccgcacacacacacacacacacacacacccgccgTTACAGTGCACTGCACGCACTTCCCGAGCTCCCCCCTTTATTTCTTCTCCACGCGCAAAGAGGcacgctgctgtgcatcgcgtgcgtgtgtgcgatcGTCTCTCTTCGCCGCTTTAGACCTCCTTGTGCAtacctctctctgcgtgtgtctttcCTTTGTTTCTCCCCTAAAGTAATTTGTGCTCCTCGATGACGGACggagcggggaggggggaggggcaccTCAGGGTGTGGCATCGCCGGGGTCCAGTGCCCCctgctctgtgtgtgcgtgtgtgtatgtgcgggCGGACGCCAAGcagtctcccccctcccccatcccggCCGATGCTAGACCACTTCTGGGGGTGACAGGGTCTGGTGCCCACGACGTGGGGACGGCCAGTGCGATGCATCGccactgatgccggcgggtcaggctgtggtgcgtgcctgcggctgcttcgcagcagGCGATGGGCCTGGAAAGAGGCCCGCTGTAGAGTGGCGTGTGGCTCATGCTTCATGGCAGCGAGTGGCGACGTCAATGGAATTTTCTGTTGTCAACCTTCTTCcgccttttctcccttctcttccctaGCAGTACTTGGGGCTGGTAGCGGGCTTTGGTTCCTTGGCGCTACTTCATCTTGTTTGCCTGCCACTATTGCCGCATCAgggctgccaccaccaccgctttTTTCTCAGCCCTCTGGCCTCTGCGCTTTTGGAGTCAGCCGGCGTGTCGTCTCCTCGgcctccttccccccgccccttACTTTTTGTTTGGGGCCCGcatatatgcgtgtgtggccgTGCCCCACCATGCCTCCTGTCAGGAACGTGAAGCACGAGACCGATGTCGTGCTGCCCAAGGCGGGCGAGACGTACGTCGCCGACGACGGCACTGTCTCGCAGGTGCTGGAAGACCACATTGACGCAAACTACGAGCCAACGGAAGAGGAAGTGCTCGAGTTTGCGGACTGGATTGGCATGAAGCTGCCACAGGACTCGGAGTTTTTGTGGCTTGCACGTGAGGGCCTCAAGACGCCACTGCCAAAGGAATGGAAGCCGTGCAGCACGAACGATGGCGAGATTTACTACTTCAACTTCAAGACGGGTGAGAGCAGCTGGGACCACCCGATGGATGGCATCTTTCGCCAGCGGTTTGAGCAGGAGAAGGCTCGTACTTGCAagccggcgccggcggcggctgggAATACCGCTAGCCGAAGCATCAGCGGGCTGACTAGCAGTAtacacagcagcaacacctcAGTGATGCCACAAACGCATGTGATGATGACCGAAACAGGTGTACTACGGCGAGACATAGGGCCAGGCACTGCGCCAGGGCCTAGTCCTGCCACTACTTCGGTTAGCGGCAGCTCGAAAGGTCCAGGCGCTGGCAATGCGCGTGACGAAGACAAGCCATTCATGCACTAccctctccagcagcagccacagccaaCGTCAGTGACAACGCACACATCAGCGAAACCCCAGAGCACCACTGCCTTGTCAAACACTACAGCTGCTACCCACAGCAATCCTGCGCGTGCTTCCACCAGACACGCCCCGAAGAAGGTCGGAACCACAGAGGTGTCGTCTGCCGCTTCACTTCGCATTGTCTCGGAGGCTGAGCGCGCGTTGGAGGAACGCGTACAGCGAGAGATGCAGCTGGCCCTCGAGGCAGAGCGGTCCAAGATTGAGGACGCCCATCGCGGAGCAATGTTCACTCTGCAGATCAACTTTGATAAGGATGTGGCAGAGATGCGCCGCGCAGACGCCGCGCGCCGCGCCAcggcatcgcagcagcaggtggaggagcgggAGCGCTGTCTGCAGCAGACCCGCAGCATGTGCGAGGAAAAGTACGGCGATGAGCTGCGCTCGCTGGAGCGAGAGGCTGAGTCGTACGCGAcgaagctgcagaagcttgaggcagaggccgcCCGCGCCACCTCTGGCAACACGCAGCGAGCCATCATCGAGGCCGAGCTCAAGACGGCGCTAGTGAAACAGCGTGCTGATGCGGAGGCCACTGCCAAGAGACAGCATGATACTGCGATGGCCACCACCCAGTCTgcccacgctgctgctctgcagaAGATCCATGACGAGGAGCGGGACAGGGTTAGGGCAGCACAGCAGGCGTGGCAGCGCAAGTtcgacgaggaagagcgtGTGTTGGCGCTAAAGGCGGAGGCTGAGCGAAAGCGACTGGAGGGGCAGCTGAAAGAGTTCGAAGGAAAGCTTGCAAGCGTAGCAACGCGTGCGGGGGCCAGCACGACGACTTGCACGCCACCAGCAGCTGACTCCTCGCTGCCCGGCAGGGGCGAATCTCTTAGCGAGCGACTGGCGCGTGTTGCCGCCACTAAGGCAGCTCGGCTACACGACATcaaggcggctgcagcgcgagagCAGTCGGCTGTGCGCACGGAATGCGAGACGGCGCTAGCGGAGTTGGCGGAGCAGGTCCTATTGGCCCAGCAGGTGGGGCGGCTTCTTCCGACAGGCGCCCCACCGATCGACTTGCTGAGCCGCGGGGCTTCGTACTCGCCCGATGGATCGGGTGCCGTCACTGTGCAAGGTGGTGCAAGGCCTACCCCTAGGACACTCAGCGTCGCCTTTGCGCAGGAGCTTAACCGTATCCGCCTTGCGCGAGGCAAGGAGCGACAAGAGCTcctggcgaagctgcgcgctgaccgtgaggcagcgctggcgactATCGAGTCGCCGTCTCACTCAGCCTCCTCTGCAAAGAGTCGCAGGCCTGATCTcaacggtggcgctgacgcagcACCCGTGGGTGGTAGTGGTAGCAGGCCGACCACTGtagaggagctgaaggcCGCTCACACGGCGGAGCTTGAAGCGAAAAAGGTGCTTTACGCCAATATGGAGGAGGATCTGAAGCAGCGGTACGCGCGCGAGCTCGCCGATGCCGCAGGggcaacgacggcgacgcagcaAAGTACCCTGGTCGCCAAAGCTGTGGACACAGAAATGAATTTGTATACTCAGGAGGTAACCGCACGGTATGATTGCATGCGTGCTGAAGCCGCGGCGAAGTGTGCCAAGGCGCTGACCGACCACCAGCTGGCGATGGAGGCTTACGAGCGACGAAAGCTAGAGACAGAGACTCGTCTGGCCCaagagcagcgagaggcgcAAGAGTCCTTCATCCAAGACCGTCTTGACACCGTCGTGGCGGCGGAAAAGAAGAAGTTGGCTACTGACTATGCCGCGGCCATGGCACGTCTGGCGGCGCGGTACGACGAGGAGCGCGACGCCTtgaaggcggaggtggaagaggagatggaggccTATGAGGCCGCCATGCGACAATCAATCATGACCTCGGTGACCACGACTGGGGCGTCTCATGGCAGGGATcagggggcggcggtggtggtagctCGTGTCGGCACCACAACCGCGCCCTCTTCCACGGCCGAAGCTCGAGGAGGTACTGCGGCGACAGTAGCGCTCTGCTCGCAGGCGGAAAAGCAGCACGCCGACCGGCATGCAGAGTGGATGTCCTGGAAGCGCCTccaagcggcgcagcgggcagagctggaggaaAAGCAGTCAACGCTGCAGGCACAAAAACAGCGTGTGGAGCGGCGTGTGGAGGCGTTGAAGGAGGAGGTCGCCGGTCTCGTCGCGACCGTGCACACCGCCGAGACTCAGCAGCCCTCTCCGCCATCCGCTTCTGGCCCTTCATCCCCGCCTCCTGCGTCGACCTCGGCGACTGTGACACCTGCACGCGGCTATCTACGATCTGTGCACGAGGCATCGATGCAGGACCTTGAGCAGGGGTACCGCTCTCAGGAAGCTTCCCTCGAGGTTGAACTGAGGACGTggcgagagaagacacgTGCTCTTCAGCAGTCCCAGACGCTGCAGTCATACACGTCGACCAGCTTGAGCacttcgcagca from the Leishmania panamensis strain MHOM/PA/94/PSC-1 chromosome 28 sequence genome contains:
- a CDS encoding hypothetical protein (TriTrypDB/GeneDB-style sysID: LpmP.28.2530), with product MPPVRNVKHETDVVLPKAGETYVADDGTVSQVLEDHIDANYEPTEEEVLEFADWIGMKLPQDSEFLWLAREGLKTPLPKEWKPCSTNDGEIYYFNFKTGESSWDHPMDGIFRQRFEQEKARTCKPAPAAAGNTASRSISGLTSSIHSSNTSVMPQTHVMMTETGVLRRDIGPGTAPGPSPATTSVSGSSKGPGAGNARDEDKPFMHYPLQQQPQPTSVTTHTSAKPQSTTALSNTTAATHSNPARASTRHAPKKVGTTEVSSAASLRIVSEAERALEERVQREMQLALEAERSKIEDAHRGAMFTLQINFDKDVAEMRRADAARRATASQQQVEERERCLQQTRSMCEEKYGDELRSLEREAESYATKLQKLEAEAARATSGNTQRAIIEAELKTALVKQRADAEATAKRQHDTAMATTQSAHAAALQKIHDEERDRVRAAQQAWQRKFDEEERVLALKAEAERKRLEGQLKEFEGKLASVATRAGASTTTCTPPAADSSLPGRGESLSERLARVAATKAARLHDIKAAAAREQSAVRTECETALAELAEQVLLAQQVGRLLPTGAPPIDLLSRGASYSPDGSGAVTVQGGARPTPRTLSVAFAQELNRIRLARGKERQELLAKLRADREAALATIESPSHSASSAKSRRPDLNGGADAAPVGGSGSRPTTVEELKAAHTAELEAKKVLYANMEEDLKQRYARELADAAGATTATQQSTLVAKAVDTEMNLYTQEVTARYDCMRAEAAAKCAKALTDHQLAMEAYERRKLETETRLAQEQREAQESFIQDRLDTVVAAEKKKLATDYAAAMARLAARYDEERDALKAEVEEEMEAYEAAMRQSIMTSVTTTGASHGRDQGAAVVVARVGTTTAPSSTAEARGGTAATVALCSQAEKQHADRHAEWMSWKRLQAAQRAELEEKQSTLQAQKQRVERRVEALKEEVAGLVATVHTAETQQPSPPSASGPSSPPPASTSATVTPARGYLRSVHEASMQDLEQGYRSQEASLEVELRTWREKTRALQQSQTLQSYTSTSLSTSQQQLLSDTTHSEGAAMRPASSPYVLRRQPSPIATAAAGVSLLNTPTIPMALEDSSLQPTIRSSGPLMKTEMVARGPSVTTGVSGTTEAVLSYQQRQYILQQRQASLEAARETWQLYRRRKSELQQQEQSRLSLTALVAPSEDGHRYEGVEPRTLSANSGVSRSRNEFLNLLLTCLIERLDTVTRQAMEPPQRQNRTQSATRAGAHAAMVSSPHARAHSVHSHQHVARGPPQQERAMSRAALQSHHSMLVNAAAASASPKGLPPSTRASFSDSTKASQYIQHGRRGGGSVGGPSFNKVSSK